One Brassica napus cultivar Da-Ae chromosome C2, Da-Ae, whole genome shotgun sequence DNA window includes the following coding sequences:
- the LOC106380205 gene encoding protein trichome birefringence-like 4 produces the protein MADLKNLFLLTKHPSTTQILLMSLFFISLFLLSSSPLPDFSHSLIVSTFTSRLLTAANFFSSSSASDSNTIYSVSPSSIRVNNESKKMDKELTSCDIFDGAWVSDDSDPVYLPGYCPYVEDKFNCFKNGRPDSGFLRHRWQPHGCSVPRFDGEKMLKILRGKRLVFVGDSLNRNMWESLVCLLRSTLEDKNKLSRVFGKQSNLHNEGFYGFRFRDFECSIDFIKSPFLVQESEVLDAYGKRKETLRLDVIQEPITKIYRNADIVVFNTGHWWTHQKTNEGKDYFQEGDRVYEKLEVKEAYTKALRTWADWVDSNINSTRTRVFFVGYSSSHFRKGAWNAGGQCDGETRPIENETYTGGYPWMMKVVESVISDMKTPVFYMNITKMTWYRTDGHPSVYRQPVEVRGSSPASGMFQDCSHWCLPGVPDSWNQLLYATLLVSRGSLPYKSLGSLL, from the exons ATGGCGGATCTAAAGAACCTCTTCCTCCTCACGAAACACCCGTCAACGACTCAGATCCTCCTAatgtctctcttcttcatctctctcttcctcctctcctcTTCCCCTCTCCCAGACTTCTCCCACTCGCTCATCGTCTCCACCTTCACCTCTCGCCTCCTCACCGCCGCaaacttcttctcctcctcgaGTGCTTCCGACTCAAACACTATCTACTCCGTTTCTCCTTCAAGTATCCGAGTCAACAACGAGTCCAAGAAGATGGATAAAGAACTCACTTCTTGCGACATATTCGACGGAGCTTGGGTCTCCGACGACTCCGACCCCGTCTACCTTCCTGGTTACTGTCCTTACGTCGAAGACAAGTTCAACTGCTTCAAAAACGGCAGACCCGACTCGGGTTTCCTCCGTCACCGATGGCAACCTCACGGATGCTCTGTTCCAAG ATTCGATGGTGAGAAGATGCTGAAGATTCTGAGAGGGAAGAGGCTTGTCTTCGTTGGAGACTCTTTAAACAGAAACATGTGGGAGTCTTTGGTTTGTTTACTTAGGTCAACTCTGGAAGACAAGAACAAACTCTCTAGGGTTTTTGGAAAACAGAGTAATCTCCACAACGAAGGCTTCTACGGTTTCAGATTCAGA GACTTTGAATGCTCTATAGACTTCATCAAGTCACCGTTCCTAGTTCAAGAATCAGAGGTTTTAGATGCGTACGGGAAGAGAAAAGAGACGCTGAGGCTTGACGTGATCCAAGAACCGATCACGAAGATATATAGAAACGCAGATATTGTTGTGTTCAACACTGGTCATTGGTGGACTCACCAGAAAACCAATGAAGG gAAAGATTACTTCCAGGAGGGGGATAGAGTTTATGAGAAGTTAGAAGTGAAAGAAGCGTACACGAAAGCTCTTCGTACTTGGgctgattgggttgattctaaTATCAACAGCACTAGAACCAGAGTCTTCTTCGTTGGTTACTCCTCTTCTCATTTTAG AAAAGGGGCATGGAACGCAGGAGGGCAATGCGATGGAGAAACAAGACCGATAGAGAACGAGACGTATACAGGAGGGTATCCATGGATGATGAAAGTGGTGGAGTCAGTGATCTCGGACATGAAAACGCCTGTGTTTTACATGAACATCACGAAGATGACTTGGTATCGAACCGATGGTCACCCTTCGGTTTACAGACAGCCTGTGGAGGTAAGAGGAAGTTCTCCTGCAAGTGGAATGTTTCAAGATTGCAGCCACTGGTGCCTACCTGGAGTTCCCGACTCATGGAACCAGCTTCTGTATGCTACTCTGCTAGTCTCACGTGGTTCCTTGCCTTACAAGTCTCTTGGAAGTCTCTTGTGA